From the Erpetoichthys calabaricus chromosome 12, fErpCal1.3, whole genome shotgun sequence genome, the window ACCCACCTCCGCTAATTCTGACTAGACAGAATGATTTAGTACAGCTCACCCTCCCATGGGTCCACCTTAAGACAGTCAAAGACAGTCTTGCTCTTACAGTGTGTGTTTTAAtatatgcaatattttttaatgtatttattatgtctgtttttttttttttttatttccatttcaaTCAGGGAGAGCATTCCTAAAACCAGCagtaacaaattacattttacttCACAAACACTCCAACCGTTTTAGTGTTCAAAAGAAAGATGCATTTCAATTGTTAATGTGCCGCAAGCCTGTGCAGGCCATGCCAGAACCAGTTGTGTCTGCCCGCCGTTCAAGACTCTGGGTGTCAGCAGCCTAATTATTAATTAGCATTCaaggtatttccattcatttttctgaaaCTGAAAAGACTCGATCATCCACAGAATGTGAGAGAAGATTATTAGCCAGACAGGTCCAAGTTGTACAAATAACATGAAGTGGacagatttatttgtgtttaaggCAGCTGCAAAAAATCATTCGGGACAGCTTCCCCCCACCCCAGCAAAACCTGCTGTAACCTCCACCACCCTGTTTAGCTTAATTAATATAACATCAGTTAGGACGCTTGCTGAAAGAAGGACTAGGAATTTGTTGTAATAATAAATAGGTAATACAACAAACCAAAGttgaaacagaaaatgaatacaaaCTGAGAAGCATAAAGCAAACCCCCATAAACACAAAGCTGTGGCTTCAGACAGAGCTGTAACAGGAACTGAATaagattattttgcattttaacacattttggcTCTAGAGTGATGTTTTGCTGCATTATTTAATGTATCTGTGAAACAAAGTTATGTAAAACAAAGACTAACTGATTAAAGAATGCATTGAAGGGAGAAAATTAAGGCTGGAGATATCTGTGTCTTGTTACAGCCAGAACTAGACATATGGATTGTGACAGCACTGAGGTTTAGTGTATAGAAGGTCAGAGTCAAGGGCCAAGCCGATCATCAAAGGCATGACCAGGACTACTTGGGACTGGAACAATCTTGAGGTCATAGACCTGTACACGGCTAGGCATGCGCCAAGTGAAACGGAAAAGGATACATGAAGAGTTTCTTGATTTGAGTCAAGAAGGCAGAGCATTGGATGGAGCATTCAcaaagtttagagaagagacagAAATTGAGTACTGTACTAATGGGCTCCAAAATCAAGATAGCCCAGACTTTTCTTTTACCGAAACGCTTGCCTCTGCTTGGCCCCAGTGCTGCAGTAGAGACGTGCTTCCTCCAGACTGGGCATTTATCAGCCAAATACACAGACTGCTTCTGATCTATTATCTGGTACATTGCCTATGATCTAGTATTTGGTGAGCCTCCAAGAATACAGCTCTAAGCAAAGCCACTGAAGACTTCCTAAATCATAGGTTTAAATGACCAGGACTTAATTGACTGCATTCTGTATCAGAGCAGAGCAAATCACAAAGATGACTTCAGTTGATTGTGTTTCTCAAAGCCTTGTACTAAATTCACATTCAAAGCCAATTGTCAGACTGATGTGTTGACAGAGTTTCTTCaactgattaaaaaacaaaagctgtGGCTTCAATGAGCAAAATTACAGAACACAACAGTCAGTCTATCAGACCAGCAAATATTTGAAACTGTGCATACCAGAgattatttttaacacatttaatgGGACTGATAAGTGCTGAAATCGCTGCTGTGAAATGTTAAGTTCTTATCAGGAGTCCATACAGCTCAGGTAAATGACTTGTTTCATTTCCACTGCGGCCCAAATTCCTCTTCTAGGCACTTTGTTTCCTTCGTCAATAAATCCAAGCTCCTAATTGCTGTCATATTCAGAATTTCTGCTCTTCAGGTAAAACACATTTTGTCCGCGATCGGAGGAGTAAACTTTCTATTACAGTATGCTGGATGTCTCACTGAAAAAGTCATGGTGGCTCATCATTGATCACTTCTCTGTGAGCAGACTTTTTTTAGGAAATATTCACCCTTCGTTACATGATCAGGATTGGGGTGATTGGGGGGGTTACTTATGAAACGGAGGCAGCTACTCCAATGTATTCCAGACTATAGTCTTGAGTTCTCGTCAGTAAACAAATCTGATGCCGAAAGCTTAAGTGTTCGacctgtctttctgtctgtaatTGTTCTAATCAACAATACAGGGTCTTTATCTGCCTATTTATTGCACTTATCCAGTATTGCTAGACTGGTATTAACAATGAAGCCGTTGTAAATATGCTATAGTGTTGGACTAATACTTTTAGATAATGGTCCTGGCCAaggctatttttttttataattttaaaaataagtattatTGGCTGAAAAGTTTAAAAGCAAAATTCTTTCTGCGTTTGTGCTCTCCTACAAAGGAATGACTAGAGATCAACGACTCATCCAAACTCAGGGATCCCCCATCCCACTCCAGGTGCAAAGGATTTCATGACAAAATGACACGATAAGATTCTCCAAAACCCCGCTGCCGCAGCGGCAGCAGCACGGAGCGCGTGTAATCGCTATGAGAAACCGAGCGCTGCCTTTACTTGGTGCTAAAACTTGCTTGTGTGCCTtatacacagagaaaaaaatcttaaaaactgtGGCGGTGGTGTCGACTTCACTGGCTGATAGAAAACTGGCTAAATGGCGAGAAGAAAGCGTAGtgtctaaaaaatgtaaaacaaaaactataaCCCTTCTAACTATCGCCTGTGGTATTTAATATAGCAGACAATATAACATGAATGGAAATAAATTGCGCGTACTGTACTGTTGAATGCATATGACAATATAACGCATACTGTTCCGAGCATTACAACATGAAATAGATAATACGTTCGGCGAATACAACACTAAAAATCAGCAGCAAAGTAGTAATAttagtttttaaaaagtgaatgaatCAATCGGTGAATAATTATTGAGTAAAGGCTTTTACAGCGCAGATTAAATAGCGCCTTTTGAGGCAACTTTATGAAAAGGGGAACACAAAGAGTTTATAATTTAAAGCATTAATTATcgactgttgatttttctctctctACAAAGTTGCTTTATGAATAATGATACCAATGGTTACAAAAGAATGACTAATAAAGAAGGTCATTTAATTTGTATGGGTAAAACATCGAGTAAATACGGCAGCATAAATGCTGTTTGTAATGAaatgaatcttaaaaaaaaaaacaaaatgtaaaagtatAAGTATAAGCAATGACAAATAAGCCGGCTGGAAGGCTCCTCTGAGCAGcacttaaaaaattaatttaacacaaaTAAACGTAAGATGTACTGCGGTTGCAGTTCGCGCTTCGGAAAAAAGTGAAATACATAAATTTGAATGAGAAATCTTAACGTTACTTTTTTACTTACATGTGCAATGTgcttattattgattttataacTGTgtcatttcaaagaaaaaaaagaaaaataagacgcGGTTTAGTTTACTTTTATACATTTAAAGAGATTACAATACTTTAgtgattgcaaaaaagaaaagtactTTAAAAATAAGGAGTAAATAACTCTCTTTTCTCCATTGTATCGCTCTTTTATTCAGTAAAATATGCTGTGGTCATCACCTAAGAATAGCGGGGAACCATGTAAAAATAACCAAGTACAATAATTGCAATAAAAACAAGGCTATAACATGtttctaataataatagcagGAGGCAACAACAGCAATAATAGTTGTTCTATATTTATACATAATACTGCGTTGAAAATATAACGACTTGAAAGTGGGCGATAATAACTGGGACGGGGCTAGTTCGGAAGCTTGACACGCGCTTCTTTTCGGAATCAGCACGTCTTGAGCGAGCATTTCAATGTTACTGAGGGGTCTTTAAGTGGAAGCGGACACTTTGTACATCTGCTGTGACTGACACTGCAGATCTGGACTGTGCCCAAAAAATTAATATTACGAATCCAAAAGGGTTGAATGCCAAGTGCGGAGCTGAAAGGAGACGCGCTCTCTTCGGACTTTGGAGTTGTTGAGACAcatagagagagggagagagagagagagggagagcagaaaaagagagagggagggcaagagagagagggagggggagagagaaggagggagagagaaagagaggggcgTCACACCATAAAGTAAATCTCCAAGCCAAAAGCAGCGAAGGGGCAGAGCAGAGCGTCCATTCTCAATCTGAAAGCTCAAGCCTGGGAAACTTTTACTTTGGCAGATTTGGGAACTGTGAAAGACAAGATTCAAGTGCGACTGGAGAGCAGGCGTGGGGCCGGAGGTGGAGCAGCGGCAGACACACCAAGCAGTCATTCGACAAGGGCAGACAGCGACGGCTGTCCCGGCTGCGCTCGTGCGCTTCTATTTGAAGGGCCTCGTCTACTGAGGCGCACCCCGCTGTAAAATTGTCGAAACGTCAGTCTTGCTACTTTTTCCACTTCGCGTGCGTGCAAGAATAACATGGGCAAGCAGAGAAGAAGACTACAGTAGCGTGCGTGCAGCGCTGCATCTCGAGCGCTTTTCGGACCTGTACCGGGAGCGTGCGTGCTCCAGCCTGCCCCGAAGTGTCAGGCGCACCTTCTGGCACCTCGCCCTCACTCCGTTCCGCATGACGAGCGCCACAACTGTCCTCTCGTTCAGTATCTGATAGCTTGTCCGGGACGCCGCGTTTTTTTTAGTGAACGATGGAGATTCAGGTTGGGCTAGGAGGAGCTTGCGACTCCCCCGGTGGCGTCTTTCGTGGCGCTTTCCAAAACGTATTTCACAGCGTGAGAGCCGCGTTTCACAGCAGTGGCGGTGCTTGCGACAGCTACGACATCCCGGGCTCCAAGTACACTTTCCTGTCGAACCAGTGCCCCTGGGAGATGCGTCCTTCCGGCCGACCGGCGCCCAACAGAGGATCTTACCCGGAAAGTACCTTCGTTCGCCAGTCTCACTTTGCAGAGAGGATCGCGGCGGACCGGCACGGCGACTTTCCACCGGCTTTTGGGCCGGCGGACCCGGCGGATGGGGCCGTGCGTGGCACACTTTTCACTGACTGCAGGCTGGAGTCCCAGTCCGGTTCGTCCCGGGCGccacaaatcaaaattaaaaatgataggGAGGGCGCCGATTCGAGCAGCACGTCGATCTCTGAGACTGGTCGGGATCTCTGCAAAGCTGTGTCAGTGTCCCTGGGCTTGCATCCTGACTCAGGCGACATGAGTGAACTGGCTGGAGGTGACCGCGCTCCAGGAGACTGCATGTATCCGACTGCCTTCTATGCTTATACAGATTGCAGGTGTCCCGGCGCACACGAGCAAAGCGACGTCGCGACCAAAGGGATCCAACGCGATGACAAGATGAAGGAGGAGACTGTCCGACTACCTCGCGTCACTTCTGCACAGTGCCCTGGCGGAGAGAGGGACCTGAACCCCGACTTTAAGGTACCTGAGTACGAGGAGTCCCATGAATACATCGTTGAAATGGACAGAGGTCATTCAAAGCCGTGCCGATTTGAGCAGACGGGAGGGTATGGGCAAAACTACCCTTTACACAGGGAGCAGGGAAGTGCGATGCCTTGCGGACTATACAAACCTGGTCATCTCTCCGAAGAAACTGATAGGCGCCAAGATTCCAGAGAGGAGCGCTACCCATCCCACTTGAGCATCCGAATAAAGACGGAACAGTTTAACCACACACCCGGAGATGCTTGGGGCTCTTCATGCCGCCGCAGCGAAATGGCTGAGGGGTTATATGAACCACACCGACACCCCCCAGAGCTAGGGCAGATGAGCCCTTATTTCAGTACTACACTGGGGTCACAGGATGAGCCCTGGTTCTTGAGCGGCATGCTGACCAAGGTGCCCTACCCAGGCGCCTCCTTCGTGAAGAATGACGACGGCGAGTGGATAGAGATGCCATACGGAGACATAAGGTGAGCAGTTTGCATTAACAAAGTCTATTAGAGaaccacattaaaataaaatccgTGAGGCAAAGGCACGTATCAGTTTTTTAGGCAGTCACTTAAATAAGATCGGATGTCTGACTAACCATATtccacttatttttttaatttattgatcaTGAGTGGAAATTTCGGACTAGTATAATTAAATAAGTGGCAAGGGTACATTACTTGTTCGTACTTTTCAGAAACTGCTGCTGCATATGCACATGTTGTTCTGCCGGACTAATGTCCAAGCCTCCAAATGACACGTGGTACTTAGCTATCCAAGCATTCAGTTGACCATTACACCTTAAAAGAAAGAAGGAACATCGTACTTTGAACGCCTCTGCCCAGACTCTTAGTAGCTATGCATATAATTGGGCAACATATGCCTTTTCTTGCTCCCATGTATTTGTTTTCTGACCCTGTTTTTTTCCCGACAGCGAAGGGTGGTAGATTAGACAAGACACTAGGACACATTTACACACGTTTAGGCAACATAGAGCCACCATTCAGCCTGATATTATGGTTTtgaattttctttgaaaataggAGTCTCAGAAGGAAACCCACGTGGACACAGGAAGAATATACAACACTCATACAGACGCCGGTCTAGAAAGAATTCGAATCAGAGTCCACGTTATAAGGCACACCTATACTGTGACACCGCGTCTTCTGTATTTCTAAGTTATGAGTGCTGTTAATAATAACAACCCGTAACTCATTTGACCTTGTAGACCTACTAAACTTATCCTTTACCACACTCACCTTCTTTGATTGTCAAGTGTGACCAGTGCAGAGGTAGCCTGAACACCTCTTCCTGAAAAATCAAGACACTCAAAGAGACGTGCATCCTGACGGAGTCTGTCTGTTTAAAGCACAGCACATGAATGAATGATGTGATGTGATATgatgaatatatatatgcttaAACACGTAAATATAGCGTAAATACATATATGGTATGTGCTTTGCATATAATCAAAGGCGGATGCGTCTGAAACACCCGAATCTCCAGCGGAGACGGCTTCACAAAGACTCAAATTCTTTGCGCCGTTCGAAGCTTTTTAAAGCAGTGTGGAGGGAACTAGAGTCGAAAGGTAAATTCACcaggaaatttaaattttattgagtAACCAGCAGTGAACAATTAGCActgttaaacaataaataaataaataaaacctaactTAAGCTCTAGTAGAGTAAATAATGAAACAACCTGGAAACGCAGAACAGCAAGTCTCAAACGAACTGACTACTGCTTGAACAGGAGTGTCCTGTCGCTTCTCTCCcgttttttttacaattaacacGTATACTCTATTTCATTTGGCAGTTGCTGGCCATATCAAGGTTAAATCCATTAAAGCGCAGGTCAGGCCTGCTGGGTCGTTTTAAAAACAAGAAGTATAGGAGCCCAAAGGATAGGGAGTAGGTGCACAAGGAAAGCCAGACAGTGAAAAGTGCAGCTGTAGATACGAGAGGGTAATGCACCGGACAGGCTCTGGTAACTCCTGCAAGtgcctgtttttttctgaaaagtatgtccattcTGCGATTTGCCGTCCCAGATTGACGCTAAGTCTGGAACTTtctgttgcttttttatttaccGCTGCAGACTTGTAACTCCTTACAAGTACATCTTAACTAAAATTGCTAGATGCGAATGAAGAAGAACGGTTTGGCATTCGGTAGGTTGCTTTGTACGAAAAAACTGCTTTTGTAAATTCTGCACTGGGTGTTCTTTTTCCATGTCCGCTGATTTCACCACATATTTTTAATGTCTAAGAATGACTCGAGCGGACTTATTTCATGCGAAGATACTTTTAAAGTCAATTAATATGTATTAAGACCATGCACCAAAAAATCCTgtctttttgttactttttataaAAAAGCGTATAATCATGCAAGTACTGCgcagttttaaaattatatttgatttgaaaatggatggttgtGTGGATTACTACTATTGTGAAAGGTCTTCGTTATACGGTCAGGTATGTCCTGCCGTGTCAACTGTTTTGTAACGGATcgctagaaaaacaaaacagttaactGACCTGTTCTTACACTGCAGTTTTCTTGGAAACGACAAGGATTGCACAGGCTCTTGTTACTCGATGTTCTTAATACCCCACTTGTACATTTTGTTAGTTATGCACTGTTCTGAAACTAACcaagaaatatctatctatctatctatctatctatctatctatctatctatctatctatctatctatctatctatctatctattgcagctgatgtaacaattcatttttaaatatttttcatttaaaaataactatCTTCTCCAGTGTACATTTATTAACAAACAATTTGCATTGTTAAATAACTTACAGTGTataaacaggggtgggcaaaagtaggcttacagttgtttgtatggcaAAAGACATGCAAggtatgattattacaatatctttattaactcaataattttattttattaaaagaatgtcacaatggcacagtgtacTTATTTACAATCTCGTAAATGCACAAGTTGCCAGCCTCACATACTCAcaacaagtacagtatatatatatatatatatatatatatatatatatatatatatatatatatatatatataataaaaacatttccaTGCACATATATGTATAGGGTATTGCAATTGTGTCTGTTAATGAcaagctttttttaaaatatgtctctATACATGTacacataatttatttatatcttAATACTAAAAGGTATATGCCTTACATTACAAAGTACAGTTAGAAATGAAACTAAACACTTTACGTACACTATATGTTTTGCATGAACCAgagtatttaaatgaaaataatttatgcAGCGTAGTCATttagttttccaaacattaatggATACTCCCACTGCCTCTTTGCATTAATTTCAAATGGAATTGCATGCAATTGTATGTTTGTTCAgtttcaaaaaaaacatttgaatgtaTTTATGTAAAAAGTATGCTGAGCTAGTgagtaacagtttataaacttTAGCCCCGAGTTTTGACcagtatttaatttgtgtgtaGTTAATATTTCATTTGTGAAGAAGGCTGTTTCCGTTTGCCTTTTATGTAGCCGTTTCATTGTGAagggcaacattttttttttttttaactctgggcTGTATTAAGTATTGAAGCATTATCAAATTGTCAGAGTTTAGCTTTTTTTAAGCATTTAGGGTCCCAGTAGATTGAATTGTCAGTCCCGAAATACACAATGTAACACTGACTAATTACTTTGCAACTCTTTCCTCAAGGTGTTGTTGAGGTAGTTTAACTTCTCAAACTTGCTGCTTCCCAGCATCTGCTAGGGTAATTAATTATAAAACGTCATTAGCATCCATATGCAGGTTCTTTCCAcatgttttaataattctttgcccAATAACACACTGTTTATTATACTGGAGCTTAAGTCCTTTGAGGTGTATTTGATTCTTTTCTACAAAGAGAACACTAGCCGATCCATTGCTCTCTTCTGCAAACCCAAGTTTCGGTCCAGTTTCTGTATGCTTCTTGTGTGAAACCACAGCTCCCAGCTCTGACTAGCTAACCAAGAGACCCCCAATGAATTTACACCCGTTCATTTATTGTCCATACTTCTGTGATCTTGCAACAGTTTATGAAGAGCAGGAACCAAAAAATTTAAAGGTCCTTAAAGTATAGGGACGTCATCATCACATAAActtgtgtctttttattttcttgaaaaaagaatttaaaaatatacttaaacCTACTGTACCACAGAAATATAAATTAAGATAAAATTTATCCATACAAAAATACATCCATGTGCATGTGCATGGGTTTGTATTCATACTTGCACAAGATTGTACAGCTATATGCCCATGAAGTTCCCActgaatttcactttatttttattaataattgctGAATTTACTCAAAGCCAGCCTTTCAAGAAATGATTTTTGACAACAACCAAAAGGCTGGCATGTTCCAATTCTTACTAAAGCAGATGTCAttaaaatgtgttgtattttatactgtatatgtattaggATATGttatacccatatatatatatatatatatatatatatatatatatatatatatatatatatatatatatatatatatatatatatataaataatttttattgtttttatatttaatcttttatgcatttttatatactgcCTAAAAGCTTATatgcaaatacaaatatattaatgttgttatatacatatatgcatttatatatgtagatagggatataagtaacatttttaattttttatatatatacgcaaattgtataaaatatatttttttctttgtacaaaaTACTTAAAATGCTGTATGTACAAACTAGGTATATACGTTTGCTATTTATCTATGCGTTGAACATATAGTGtccttcactatctatctatctatctatctatctatctatctatctatctatctatctatctatctatctatctatctatctatctatctatctatctatctatctaatattggatcaagtaaaagaaataataaataaaacagaaagaaatgactTGTTACATAAGTTATTTTTTCCTAAGTAAAATTGCTCCTTTACAGTACCACTGACGTGGCACCATGAAATTTAGCAATGGACATATGATGTGCCCGAGTTTATATGAGCAGTCCCAGTGAAGGCCATCCAGCATTCATCTTCCAGGCCTATCAAGGTTTGTCTTCTGTATCAGGCTCCAGTGAAGCGCATAAAGATAAATGTTGGGAGATAATTATATGCAATGTAATTAATGCAGCCGATTAGCAAAAATGATTGATTGGGCAAACCCCTCTGAACATTGTAGACACCTTCATACaatagaatgatttttttttttttatgatgccTAGCTATCTCAGTTTGAAAACTGGAAACCGTAATGCTATATCGCTTTTGGGACTTTGGGTAGGCCCAGTCCACTTAGATGGACAATGTGACCCCCAAAGCGGTTGAACTGTAAGAAAGACCGATCCTAAAATGGCTGAAATGAAGTATGTGAGTGTGAATGAAGAGACAGCAACGTAGACGCTGGAGGGACACCGCCCTATTTGTGTTTGCGCAGCCGCGGTCCACGTTGTACAGTACAGCTAGTTCAGACCCGGGACTCTCCCTCTGTTTAATCGTGTCAAAAGGCGGAAAATCTTGATTCACAATGCGGGGAGACTTTTATAGCATGGCTATAAATTAGAGAACATGAATTAATACTCAGACACGCTCTTCTGTCTGCATTTTGAGTGTCTGAAACATCTCAAGATGGAGGAAAGGGAGAGGGGTGGTgggggtgtgcatgtgtgttgaCCATTTGTAAAAATCGTCTTTCTCACATTTGCTGCTCCTGATTCATTCAGCTTATCCGATTTGTACTTAattctatttaaaatataattttattatttaacaactgtaattatgttttgtGAGCGCTGGCTCAGCAGATTGCTTCCGGCTTCACCTCTGGATTTTTGGCTTTAATACCAAAAACTAAATACAGAAGAAACAACTCTCAACTAGAAATGCGGCCGCCGGAGGGATctagtaaaaaaataacaatgctacatgcaaaaaatgaattgttttctCTTAAATTTCTTTTACAAATTTGCAAAGTAAAGTATAGCAGCTGCATCAGCACATCTGGGTGAAAATGGAGGCATCCTCCAACTTCCAGTTACAGACAAAACACCAACTTCCTTAACATGGCTGCACACGTCCACCAGTGAGCCGCTGCCAGTCACACTGCAGGATGGGCAGCCTTTGTGTCCACTCGCTGTCTGTGCTGTAGGGGCTGCTTTTTTTACCAACTTTGTTGGATGTGCATGACAGATGTCATGTTACTCCTGTCAGTCAGGTCTTGCCACTattgtgttttgaaaaatatacaaaattataatCCACCCAAGAATCCCCAACAGTAATTTATTCTCCGCACTTTTTAGCCCATCTTTGGATATTCTGGCAAGGAATGCCAGATCTCAGTAATGTGAAACTTCTGCTGAGCTGTAGTAGTTAATTTAGGAAAGATGGTATGGCAGTGGCACATTCCAGGCAGTGAAAGCAAGAGTGAGCAGCACTCTTGGGTAGTCGTGAACAGCACTCTTTGGGTAGTGCTACTGGAGCTGTCTGCTTGTGAGAGAGCATAGAATAATGGAAATGTACCACCCGGGGGGAGATAGTAAAGTAGGATAAGGGAAGACTGTGTAAAGAACGCGCAAAAGAGTTATGAAGTGTTATGGATGAGAATGGAGAGCAATGCAGAGCTGTGGAGAAGTACTATGAGGAGACTGTAAAGCACCCATCTAAGTGGAGAGCAGTAGAGGATCCATCTCTCTGAGAGCACAAAGATCAAAAAGGATCATTTGTATCTGGATGTAGAGCAGTGGAGGAGATACTTGGGTAACATAGAAGACAAATACGTTTACTCTGAGTGAGGGCGCAAACAAGGAGCAGTCTGTGTGGGGGTTCAAGCAGTTGTCTGTGTGCAAAGGAAGAGCCATGCTGGAGCAGCCTTAGTGAGAGTGATTAGTCATCAAGGAGCAGCCTAGGTAAGAGGAGTGAGTAATGGAGGAGAAACCTCTGTGGAATTAAAGAGTAATGGAAGAG encodes:
- the ar gene encoding LOW QUALITY PROTEIN: androgen receptor (The sequence of the model RefSeq protein was modified relative to this genomic sequence to represent the inferred CDS: deleted 5 bases in 4 codons) encodes the protein MEIQVGLGGACDSPGGVFRGAFQNVFHSVRAAFHSSGGACDSYDIPGSKYTFLSNQCPWEMRPSGRPAPNRGSYPESTFVRQSHFAERIAADRHGDFPPAFGPADPADGAVRGTLFTDCRLESQSGSSRAPQIKIKNDREGADSSSTSISETGRDLCKAVSVSLGLHPDSGDMSELAGGDRAPGDCMYPTAFYAYTDCRCPGAHEQSDVATKGIQRDDKMKEETVRLPRVTSAQCPGGERDLNPDFKVPEYEESHEYIVEMDRGHSKPCRFEQTGGYGQNYPLHREQGSAMPCGLYKPGHLSEETDRRQDSREERYPSHLSIRIKTEQFNHTPGDAWGSSCRRSEMAEGLYEPHRHPPELGQMSPYFSTTLGSQDEPWFLSGMLTKVPYPGASFVKNDDGEWIEMPYGDIRFEGGRDNLFPMDYFFTPQRSCLICGDEASGCHYGALTCGSCKVFFKRAAEGKQKYLCASRNDCTIDKLRRKNCPSCRLRKCFDAGMTLGARKLKKIGQLKAPEEIVSQNQNESMLPMNPQASIARLEIFQNQPVFLNILEVIEPEVVNCAHDNSEPDSATSLLTSLNELGERQLVKVVKWAKALPGFRNLHVDDQMTIIQYSWMGIMVFAMGWRSYRNVNAKMLYFCSGPCIHTSKMHTSNMYDHCIRMQRFAQEFISLQVTQEEFLCMKALLLFSIIPVEGLKSQTYFDELRVNYIQELDRLISYGRRSPVYSSQRFYQLTHLLDSLQPIVRRLHQFTFNLLTQAKMQSTNVNFPEMMSEIISVQVPKILAGMAKPLLFHKH